Part of the Diabrotica virgifera virgifera chromosome 6, PGI_DIABVI_V3a genome, gttcaagcaCACTTAAATCCGTTTACTAGGTACTAATGCAAACTGCAATAATAATTGTTTTCattaaattaaatgtaatagCGATAGATGGCGACTGTGGGCCGAAATATGCTTGAATAATTTTCCAACCAACTTAAAATACCATTTAAGTATGCGAATCTGTACTtcaagcatatttttagaaaagttcacatgtttgtgaatttttttttgtagtaaGTTTTCTTTTTGCAGATTACATTGTAAGACTGACTACTCGTTTTTTTCTATTTTGCGCCCGAGTCATTACATTATGAAGTCATACAATAAAAGGTTAAAAATAACGCTTTTCTTTTgttattctaacaaatttttgatatttttaacatCTAATACCGTTTTTTATATGTGCGATAACACTTATTTTTGGGAGCATTTTAAGTAGCtaatgttaaaattttcaaaaaattgccattttcaaaaatctaattttaatcaGATTTTAATTTTCTTCTAGATGGTATttgaaagatattaaaaataCTTTCAAAATGAGAATTTCGGAGTTAAAATCCGCTTAGTAGAGGCTGAGATAAAGTCGATTGAAAATGGCCACTTTTGTAAAAGTCGCCTTTTTACGCATTTTTAAAGTGCTGGTGCTTGGTGTGGTATATTTTAAATTGTACAAACATGTTTTTGGGAGcagttttttatataaataaataataacgtCCCATTGGAGATTTTTTTGGCCCAAGCCTCTATCTaccttatacagtgatgagcgcgctaataaccggcaaaatagcgcaaaagatggaaaacataatacattgcgaaacaaaaagagatgaaactagggGAGattggaaatgatcgttataaaggtataaattaacattacattacatagtttgccacctttagacgtctgtggcagaagtattttatcaaattctactgtcacagtggcaCTTGTCATACTCCTCTcgtacgtctaaaggtgggaaactatttaatgtaatgttaatttatacgtttataacggtCATTTCCAATCTCccctagtttcatctctttttgtttcgtaatgtattatgttttccatcttttgcgctattttgccagttattagcgcgctcatcactacATAACCCTCTaaaaaatgagtattttgttacTCAATTGAGCCAATTTAACTAAAACTTACGGATTATTTCTACCAATCAGAGAGCCTGAAGACTTTATATATTACAGATTATAAAAGTAGAGATCAAAACCTTTGATTCGAGGGCTCATACAAacttctaggtagcctagaagtgcagttatgatatttcaaaatattaactaaaatcaaaaaatcaattCTGTGAACGCTAGTTTTATAGACTAAGACTATACGTGAAATTTGCTAACCATTTTAAGCACGATAAGAGCCTATATCTTAAATAGTAAAACCTCAAAGAAAACGTATAAAAACTGTGctgtcactttttagtggcacatcaaactttccttttttttttctttggagttgtacgactacgggcccttcaaggctcattcgccgattcaccaattttgctcatttattttacaatatattttcctatacttatctacttaacattttctatcctacttattctacatactttataaggaatgaccgctggtcagtgggaataccacatcaggcaaaaacgcaggtttacttatatattataatagacgagataaataaattaaaaggtaccctccctcactctcagaattcaatttttttcatttttttaagttctaagtgactaaaaaataagactcagtgtaATGTTAACCCACCACCCCCCATCCCCCTTCCCCCACCTTCAAAAACTTCactttaagattttatttttttaggtgggatgcgatgaattttaaaatttttaaaaattcacagGCATAGTCTTACAAAACATGTCctttttttatagacccgtagatTGAGTGTACTTAacctaaaacaaaatatttttttttttgaaaaaaagcgtATTTTTTCGGTGTTCATCTCGTAATGTTTTATTTAGTAACGCAATGCTACCGCCGACACTCGTGCGTCGTCTGCACCCTTGATGACACGTTCGTGCCGACACGTGCTCGTGAACACTGAACGAGTTAAACATTGATACTGCCACTTAGTTGCGCATTCTGACCGATTTCAGTTTTTCCTATATCTCATTTATTTCTTATGCACATATTTTATTCCTGTTTTTTGAGTTTTTGCGTTAATATTTCCTTGcagtaaaaaacaaatttttattgtttGGTTTATATTTTAGGTTTTCATCCAATCGATATTAAAATGGAAACTGAAAAAGCATCACCAAAGCAGTCATACCACAAAGAGCAACAGATAAGTCAACATGGTGAAGAAACCacattaaacaaaaatgtaaaagtTCAAATTAGACAAAAAcattacaagtgtgaaatttgcgTTAAGACATTTATTAACTCGAGAAATTTAAAAACGCATTTGAGAttacacactggggaaaaaccttacaagtgtgaaatttgttttaaacagtttactgAAGCAGgtaatttaaaaagacatttgagagtgcacaatGAAGAAAacccatacaagtgtgaaatttgtcatAAGCATTTTTCTCAGCAAAGCAATTTGGTAAGGCATAAGAacgtacacactggagaaaaaaaTTACAAGTGTGCCATTTGCTTTAAGCTATTTGCTGCAGCAGATAGTTTGAAAGTTCATTTGCGAAcacatactggtgaaaaaccttacatGTGTGAAATTTGTCTCAAGAAATTTACTGCTAcaaatgatttaaaaaaacatttgcgaagacatactggggaaaaaccttacatgTGTGAAATTTGTCTCAAGACATTTACTGATACAAATGATTTAAAAAAGCATTTGCGAAGacatactggggaaaaaccttataagtgtgaaatttgctttAAAACATTTTCTACAACTGATGGTTTGAAAAAGCATTTGCGAACACATACCGGTCAAAAACCTTATAATTGTGAAATTTGTCATAAGAAATTTTCTCAGCAAAGCAATTTGACAAAGCATAAGAAattacacactggagaaaaaaaCTATAAGTGTGATATTTGCTTTAAGCGATTTACTGTAGCGGATAGTTTGAAAGTGCATTTGCGAACACATACAGGGGAAAAACCTTACATATGTGAAATTTGCCTCAAGACATTTACTGCTGCAAATGATTGAAAAATGCATTTGCAAATACATACTGGGAAAAAACCTTTAAGCCTGTTACTAGTACACTGGCATACCAGTACCTAACAAGCACCAGCTACTGTCCCCAAACTGGCAAGTGCATGTACGTTAATTGGCATGCTAGTTAATCGCAAAGAATTTGATTTTTCTTGCTAGTAGCGTGCTGTGAGATGCAAGGCGCATGCGTGTGAGTGTCACTGGCATGTGACACATATTTActttatacagtacgtaaatcgttcagctggacatagggaacatacattgtacatATTTAGattcataaatacatacattgtattatattgagacaATTGTGGCAACTaagctctctcgatgacaatttggttgttagcattaaggggcattaacctcaaaattgacaactctgccacaaataaacgtcaaaatattacaatgtagtagctaaatatttttgggctaagggaatgggaaaactgtttagttttgaaattagtttttaaaagtaaatattttaaaaattaaagtaaagttattaactcattaataataaactttgttttcgatttatttatggacagccttgcttcaaaattcactcattctattcgttttaacagctctattgcaccaaaaactcgtactcgaacacaagcttcaactaacacaggttaccgcagttgccacaattctctcaatgtataaTCCCTATGTTCAGCCGaaagatttacgtactgtattaaacaaccttctatacaaaaatgttctacagtaaatttgaaataaaaaaggccctatccataatccttctaaaatgaacggttccaaagttacggtggtaatatagtataattggttcaaaaaaaggcctaacccaaatatccaaagtaaaagttgtcctttaacaccaaattgttctatatggtccacatattgttaagtaaaaagttacaccattttgagcatccggtttgggggggggggggggagaagtcggtaaattagtagtttttttacgtttttcgtcaatatttctaaaacaactatgctttagcgtaaacaatgttctatacaaaaatgttctacataaaatttaaaacaaaaaaggtcctatacatatttgttataaaatcaacggttccagagttacggaaagtgaaaagtggaggttttcgatactttttatattatttgggcaatttataatattattactgatgaaagaaattttctttaacaggattgtgttttgtaaatgaaatttgctatttcagtggccgatggtatgttagtgataagcccttgaagaaacgtcaacctcaccacccaaaatcatcatcaattccccaaaaaatataaaaagtatcgaaaacctacagttttcaccctccgtaactctgaaatcgttgattttataacaattatgtatatgaccttttttaattttccgaagaacattgtttacgctaaaacacagttttagaaatattgacgaacaatgtaaaaaaactactaatttaccgacttctgcCCCATcttcccccaaaccggacgctcaaaatggtgtaactttttactgaacaatatgtggaccatatagaacaatttggtgttggagaaaaacttttactttggatgtctgggttatgccatcttttggatcaatgtATCATACtgatgttcttcatcaatacatggtgttactaaataagtgcgacaaactttaaggggtgcatgaaaaaataattacagtttgctttataaacgtatgcttgcaaattttttcttacaaaatgacgatttatttattgttttaaaaccggTTTAGATATGCAAaagaaatttggtgggttttaagacacacattttttgacatacaattaagaatgtAATATTCATTATTAGCGCGCATGCGGGTAATATCatcgatcatattacccgtatgcacgctaatggtgaaaataaaattcttaatttgatGTTAAAAAATcggcaataactatctcttaaaatctaccaaatttcatttgcatatctcaactggttttagaacagtaaataaatcgtcagtttgtaagaaaaaattcaacatcccgtttctcggaaacgaaacatttgcggacatacgtttataaagccaactgtcattattttttcatgcagaattaccccttgaagtatgtcgcacttatttataaacatcGTGTATTAATAAAGAatatgtctagttgttaaagtacctaacttttttattatccaacataaacgaatgaatcacaaaacagaatattaagaaaacctgaagctgtagttgggttttaatttcagtactttgagaaaaatacagtttgattcgtacacccgttatacaataataatttatctgtttagaaacaatattattacagcgatattgttaaggaATCAgtctataacatattaaaaaaaaagaatgtgtgtactttatacgcacgtaagaagttatacttctattattatgatttcaacgtaATTAATATACATAACAGGTTATTTgcattttaattaaatattaaactaaccttctttacctaccacttttaaaaaaattttattaaagcgataccaaaaatataaaaaaaaagaatatgaatcgtccgggatctgaacccgggacctcttgatctccggtcataCGCTCTATCACTGAGCTATATACCTTTTGCTTtaacaggttacaagatttctcatacatactgacaaatttaatagaccaagcgaagtatacaaaaatactttaaatatacttactattattataaaatatatcttattcccgaggaagacaaatccaaagacacaaaaattataataaataatacatttactaagaacactaatatatccttttatatgatataatatgacttatttgcgctgacagcgctgatacatacatatcttgaaagattagcaacgaaatacatacacTAATGGCGATTCTGTAACGAATATGTTAAATTTTACCGGGACGTTATTTTTTGGTGTTTTAACCCAAGAAGCAATTCCATAACTCTTACAAATAACGTCCTggtaaattttaatattttaacggATATGTTAAAAATTAGTTCAAATTCAATTTTACCACTTGTTTGACCACCCAAAATAGAAGATTAACTGTGGTTATGTTTCAATTTGTTTTCGTTGAGCTTGGTTTTTGTCGATTGTTTTCTTTTGCCGTTGTTATTAattatggaaaattttaaatcgcgATCAACAAGAATGAGCAAAACGCAAAAAGAgcatttaattgtttatttagAAAACCATAAAATCATGTTAGAGACTAAGGTAGCTCCATGTgatattcaaaaaatattaaaacacacATTTTACACCCAATTACATTTTTCgtaagttaataataaaaaagttttcgctTTTGATAATAAACTCTTTTCACATCTctgcatttttattttgaattataacaaaaaataaatacataaacaAAGTTTAGAACATATTACCTACATGAAATATCTATGAATTATCTCCTCTCAACGGGCTTCACCCTTCAACGGGCTTCATCAAGTTATTAAGGGCTCTAAAAAAATAAATCATATGTTTCATAACATTTGTTATAGATTACACACACAAAATAATACTTACATTTTTGCCAATTCTCATTATAATCTTCAATAAACAGATGTAAAAATCCATCAAACGCCATTTTCGAAGATTTTTAACAACAGGTTAGTTTTTAAAGGGTACTAGGCAAGCAGGtgtttaaattacaattttaacgCCTCTTTTATAACACATTtcccatattttttaacatataaaatattatagaatgggaaatattgaattatttgaaCTACTGTTAAAAACAGCAGTTAAATAGTATACGTTAAACAATACGGAATAACCTTTCTATTTTAACGTACGTTATTTTTTAACGTCCATTAAAATTTAACATATTCCTTACAGAATTACCactactgtctgtgtgcgcatgcgcccggcattataaaatttcactctcgatcgtaaagaagtatttaaatcagccaacaggtttaggaaatacgagacattaaaaatgaccaaatttttaagtgggccgatttccaTGCGCGTAAGTTTATATGGGATGAAGAATAGAGCTGTTGATGATAGAAGTTGATGGAAGGAGATGTATAGGAAAACCGAGGAAAAGATAAAAGGCCTGTGACAGGAGACGTGGGAATCGTGGGATAGAAAGATTTAGGTCAAGAAGACACGACGGAGTAACTAAAACCTGGCCGAAAACGCATAAAAAGCTTTTGAATATATCATATCTCTAAGTTAAAATCGCGGTGGTCTCCATGATATTTAACGTGTTAAGAAACTTCTTTCCCATTGGATTcggtaatatattttttttagtattaGAAATAACCCGCATCAACCATAAAATGTTATTAGCGGTGGTACAATGATACATATTAATTTGATACAAAATATAAACTattttacaaagttttttttacagagtttttacaaagttgattttaatttatgattgtTCTGAAACGTAGTACTCATATTTGGTTATATAATTTAGTTTCCTTTAAAAACCTAATGATTTTGTCACAATCCGCACTGTTTAACGCACACTTTATATCACATGGTAGTCCAGTAGCTtgtctttgcagatgatataatgGACAGTTTATAACAATGTGACCTATAGTTATATTGGCGTCACAGGcgtaacatatttatttttttttaattgaggtTTTATTGGGAAACATCTGTATCTTCGGAGTTATCACCTTCAGTTTTATCTAGATTTAGTTGACTACGTATTTTCTTCCTTATTCGTGTAATTCTAGATTTAATGCGTCTGTCTTCGAGTTTGGGGTAGATTTTTGTTAGCATTTCTAATAGTGCTGTTATGTTTTTCGTGTATTCTTGTGCGATACTTAATGGATTGGGGGAACCGTGTGCATCATCCAGAAAGCTGACTATCTCTGTATAGTTTAATTCAAACAGGGTTGAAGCTTCATCAATAAATTCCTTTGCAGGTTGGATAAGTGATTCAGTAGAAACTGTTTCTCCAGTTTTTGTATCAGATTTAGTGACTCTTGGCTTTTTTGTTGATCTTGCTTTAGGttttgtaaaatctatttctGTGTTTTCTACCGGTGGTGTATCAAGTGGAGACGATATTTCAGAATGAAAACGTTTCGGTATAGTAATTTCTGTAGGGAGTTCTTGGGAGTCCATTATTTCACCAGTGTTTTTTCTTTGATTCTGGACAGAGTGATTTTTGTCTTCAGCTGTTGCATTACAGGAAGAAATAGAGTCTTGGTCAGTTTGGGATGTAGGTATGGACGGGTTTGACTGGATGGCCGTATAGGTACATGTTGAGGCGATATGACCAGATTGATGACAGAGATAGCAAGTGAGTCCATCAGAAAGAAAGATTCGGTAAGATGTATTATCGAAGTCAATGAGAATTGATTCAGGAATAACAAGATTGTCGTCAGGTGTATAGTACACCTGCCTACGAAAGCTTAATACGTGACTATATTGAGGATCTTGAATTCCCGCTTTTAAGAAAGACATCGGTGAAAGAAGATGAAAGCCCTTCTCGGCAAGATATTTTTCGAGGATGTGATGAGGAATAGACGGACAGACACTAGACAGCAGTAACCTATTAGCAGGAGTGACTAGTCTTCTTGTTCTGATAACATTATCTCCTATTTTTATACCTCCGTATTCTGTTAAAAAAGTGACAACTTATTTGCTGGAAAGGTAGATGCAAATTCTGCCGTTAGAAATTCGTGAtgaaaaaagtacatttttgggTTGTACTAGTGATCCTATTGCTGTAACGTAGTCTTCTAATTTTAGTGTGTCTACTGCTGGGATAATAACGGCTTGTAGTTTCGAAGGGAATGTAGCTGCTTT contains:
- the LOC126886063 gene encoding zinc finger protein 431-like, with the protein product METEKASPKQSYHKEQQISQHGEETTLNKNVKVQIRQKHYKCEICVKTFINSRNLKTHLRLHTGEKPYKQSNLVRHKNVHTGEKNYKCAICFKLFAAADSLKVHLRTHTGEKPYMCEICLKKFTATNDLKKHLRRHTGEKPYMCEICLKTFTDTNDLKKHLRRHTGEKPYKCEICFKTFSTTDGLKKHLRTHTGQKPYNCEICHKKFSQQSNLTKHKKLHTGEKNYKCDICFKRFTVADSLKVHLRTHTGEKPYICEICLKTFTAAND